From a region of the Tateyamaria omphalii genome:
- a CDS encoding paraquat-inducible protein A has translation MKDAAPPELDTLIACPKCDALYRVGVVNKGDRARCERCHTRLFTRRRDAGLVIITTAFASAVLVIAALFLPFIEIRRLGFSNAATIVDAALAFYGGPLFGLSLAVIALIIALPLTRLVLTIYTLTPLVLDRKPWPGAKRAFRFSEAMRPWSMAEIFVVGCAVSLIKLTDLARVEIGPAFWMFVAVVVLMAVQNMVMCRWSVWKALDR, from the coding sequence ATGAAAGACGCCGCGCCCCCCGAGCTAGACACGCTGATCGCGTGCCCCAAATGCGACGCGCTCTATCGCGTCGGCGTGGTGAACAAGGGCGACCGGGCCCGGTGCGAGCGGTGCCACACCCGTCTGTTCACCCGCAGGCGGGACGCCGGGCTGGTGATCATCACGACCGCCTTTGCCTCGGCCGTTCTGGTCATCGCCGCCCTGTTCCTGCCCTTTATCGAGATCAGGCGTCTGGGCTTCAGCAACGCCGCCACCATCGTCGATGCGGCGCTGGCCTTTTACGGCGGCCCGCTCTTTGGCCTGTCCCTTGCCGTTATCGCGCTGATCATCGCGCTGCCCCTGACGCGGTTGGTGCTGACCATCTACACCCTGACGCCGCTGGTACTGGACCGCAAACCGTGGCCCGGCGCCAAACGCGCCTTTCGCTTCAGCGAGGCGATGCGCCCCTGGTCGATGGCAGAAATCTTCGTCGTGGGCTGCGCCGTGTCGCTGATCAAACTGACGGACCTTGCACGGGTCGAGATCGGCCCGGCCTTTTGGATGTTTGTCGCCGTCGTGGTGCTGATGGCGGTCCAGAACATGGTGATGTGCCGCTGGTCGGTCTGGAAGGCGCTGGACCGATGA
- the egtB gene encoding ergothioneine biosynthesis protein EgtB — MTALTAPLAPPQAIDLFERTRARTDALAAPLSPEDTMLQSMEDASPVKWHLAHTTWFFEEFILKPRLPGYTSPDDRFAFLFNSYYTQAGPRHARDKRGLVSRPGGDAVRSYRAHVEDSLATLLNAGRDDGDDIAALVELGCHHEMQHQELLVTDLLHGLSFNPLLPTYKDPAPLPVTTEVSQTFTRHAGGLVEIGHDGPGFAYDCEGPRHKTYLAPFEIADRTVTNRDWIAFMQDGGYDDARHWLMEGHAFAQREGWEHPLYWWQQDGVWWTFTLRGPQPVARDAPVVHVSYYEADAFARWAGARLPTEAEHETAFRDTPIAGNLMGDAGAIGALRPLPGAGVWGDVWEWTASDFAPYPGFRAPEGALGEYNGKFMVNQRVLRGGSCATPRKQMRATYRTFFYPHQRWQMMGLRLARDAA; from the coding sequence ATGACCGCTCTTACCGCTCCGCTCGCACCACCGCAGGCCATCGACCTCTTTGAACGCACACGCGCCCGCACCGATGCCCTCGCCGCACCACTCAGCCCCGAAGACACGATGCTGCAAAGCATGGAAGACGCCTCGCCCGTCAAATGGCACCTCGCCCACACCACCTGGTTTTTCGAAGAGTTCATCCTGAAACCGCGCCTGCCGGGATACACGTCACCCGACGACCGTTTCGCGTTCCTGTTCAACTCCTACTACACACAGGCCGGGCCGCGCCACGCGCGCGACAAGCGCGGGTTGGTCTCGCGCCCCGGCGGCGATGCGGTGCGGTCCTACCGCGCCCATGTCGAGGACAGCCTGGCCACCTTGCTGAACGCGGGCCGCGACGATGGCGACGACATTGCGGCACTGGTCGAACTGGGCTGCCATCACGAGATGCAGCACCAGGAATTGCTGGTCACCGACCTGCTGCACGGGCTCAGCTTCAATCCGCTGCTTCCAACCTACAAGGACCCCGCACCGCTGCCCGTCACCACCGAGGTCTCCCAGACCTTCACCCGTCACGCAGGCGGGCTGGTCGAGATCGGGCATGACGGGCCCGGTTTCGCCTATGATTGCGAGGGACCGCGGCACAAGACCTACCTCGCCCCGTTCGAGATCGCGGACCGGACCGTCACCAACCGTGACTGGATCGCGTTCATGCAGGACGGCGGCTATGACGACGCCCGCCACTGGCTGATGGAAGGGCACGCTTTTGCCCAGCGCGAGGGGTGGGAACATCCGCTCTACTGGTGGCAGCAGGACGGCGTGTGGTGGACCTTTACCCTGCGCGGCCCCCAACCCGTCGCACGCGACGCACCGGTCGTTCACGTCAGTTACTACGAGGCGGACGCCTTTGCCCGCTGGGCAGGCGCACGTCTGCCAACCGAGGCAGAGCACGAGACCGCATTTCGGGACACACCAATCGCGGGCAACCTCATGGGGGATGCGGGCGCCATCGGCGCGCTGCGCCCCCTGCCCGGCGCGGGCGTCTGGGGCGATGTCTGGGAATGGACGGCGTCGGACTTTGCGCCCTACCCCGGTTTCCGCGCGCCCGAAGGTGCGCTGGGGGAATACAACGGCAAGTTCATGGTCAACCAGCGCGTCCTGCGCGGCGGGTCCTGCGCGACCCCGCGCAAACAGATGCGCGCGACCTACCGCACATTCTTTTACCCACACCAACGCTGGCAGATGATGGGCCTGCGGCTTGCGCGGGATGCGGCATGA
- a CDS encoding paraquat-inducible protein A encodes MTVTARDKGLVACRECARVWPVGHAQCGVCGNALRSRDTQSLQKVWAWWIAGIIAYIPANLYPMLTTRTLFHTSEDTIIAGALDLAAHGSFGIAAIILIASVVIPLGKFFAIAYLALAVRQGARWPPGRQYVLYEVVEYIGRWSMIDVFVVAILCSLVQLNVAASITPGIAALTFALSVIFTMLSAQSLDPRLIWDRIETQDTKDPA; translated from the coding sequence ATGACAGTGACGGCACGCGACAAGGGGCTGGTGGCCTGCCGTGAATGCGCGCGGGTCTGGCCCGTGGGTCACGCCCAATGCGGCGTCTGCGGCAACGCCCTTCGGTCGCGGGACACGCAAAGCCTGCAAAAGGTATGGGCCTGGTGGATTGCGGGCATCATCGCCTACATCCCCGCCAACCTCTACCCGATGCTCACGACGCGCACGCTGTTCCACACGTCAGAGGACACGATCATCGCAGGCGCGCTCGATCTTGCGGCCCACGGGTCCTTCGGCATCGCAGCGATCATCCTGATCGCGTCCGTGGTGATCCCCTTGGGCAAGTTCTTTGCCATCGCCTATCTCGCGCTGGCCGTCCGGCAGGGCGCCAGATGGCCACCGGGGAGGCAGTACGTCCTCTACGAAGTGGTCGAATATATCGGGCGCTGGTCCATGATCGACGTCTTTGTCGTGGCTATCCTCTGCTCTTTGGTGCAATTGAACGTAGCAGCCTCGATCACACCCGGGATTGCCGCGCTGACATTTGCACTTTCGGTGATTTTCACCATGCTGTCGGCACAAAGCCTGGACCCAAGGCTGATCTGGGACCGGATCGAGACCCAAGACACGAAAGACCCCGCGTGA
- a CDS encoding DUF6502 family protein — MARREQTSASDAFMRVLRGLLRPLVRTMIARGLTAPVVYGLLKRVYVEVAEESFRLDDKPLTDSRIALLTGVHRKDIRTIKAEGPDETGQSRRKSALLATVIGQWMSAPEFITDGTPRLLPRQADDAADFETLVRSVNRDVRPRTVLDELMNAGLVSETADGLLELQTEAVVGTGSARDKEAFFAANVGDHLAAATENLLADTPPFFERAVFYNQLPPDAIDEVEAAARAKAQELLEDLNRQSSALHRAAQDAEGPRQRYRLGIYLYREDAAAADTDEKAPDP, encoded by the coding sequence ATGGCAAGACGCGAGCAAACCAGCGCATCAGACGCATTCATGCGTGTTCTCAGGGGGTTACTTCGCCCACTGGTGCGGACGATGATTGCGCGCGGCCTGACGGCTCCCGTGGTCTACGGCCTGCTTAAACGGGTCTATGTCGAAGTGGCGGAGGAATCCTTTCGCCTGGATGACAAGCCATTGACCGACAGCCGCATCGCGCTGCTCACCGGAGTACACCGCAAGGACATCCGCACGATCAAGGCCGAAGGACCGGATGAGACGGGCCAGAGCCGCCGTAAAAGCGCGCTGCTGGCCACCGTCATCGGCCAATGGATGTCGGCCCCGGAGTTCATCACCGATGGCACCCCGCGCCTGCTCCCCCGGCAGGCCGATGACGCCGCCGATTTCGAAACGCTTGTCCGGTCGGTCAATCGCGATGTCCGGCCCCGCACTGTCCTCGATGAGTTGATGAATGCCGGTCTGGTCAGCGAAACCGCCGACGGCCTGCTTGAATTGCAGACAGAGGCGGTGGTCGGCACCGGCTCGGCGCGGGACAAGGAGGCGTTCTTTGCCGCCAATGTGGGCGATCATCTGGCCGCCGCGACCGAGAACCTGCTGGCCGACACGCCGCCGTTTTTCGAACGCGCGGTGTTCTACAACCAGTTGCCGCCCGACGCCATTGATGAAGTGGAGGCTGCCGCACGGGCCAAGGCGCAGGAGCTGCTGGAGGATCTCAACCGTCAGTCCAGCGCCCTGCACCGCGCGGCGCAAGACGCAGAGGGCCCTCGACAACGCTACCGGCTGGGCATTTACTTGTACCGCGAAGACGCCGCAGCTGCGGACACAGACGAAAAGGCCCCGGATCCGTGA
- a CDS encoding DUF5666 domain-containing protein: protein MTQLTRRHMLGLMGGTAFSACSPAIPVAQLGDDPFEGGIGGTGIVGLMTGTGSVLVNGLRVEVTPNTRIFAANRRASDSLLVPGRTLTLLARARLGRFEAQRIDIDDPLTGILLRQGEGFAVNSTPVRGIAGLAARMGERVTVGGIWQQDGAVQASLLQAAPQGDDIVSGVLEGSAGGGWRIGQTPLAPPRGQSLIAGQFVVARGQFTHGRLDASSLRFGRFRERGDTLRQLSVEGYLEQVATAPGFRLAGLGHSFDQRLQLGGFANSRAVYFGPYTGRFVARRAVLLPEAAGQRASLLRPADGTTRADALSGDRARTVPTR from the coding sequence GTGACACAGCTGACCAGACGGCACATGCTTGGGCTTATGGGGGGCACAGCATTCAGCGCCTGTTCGCCTGCCATTCCAGTGGCCCAACTCGGTGATGACCCGTTCGAGGGCGGCATTGGCGGCACCGGGATCGTGGGCCTGATGACCGGCACCGGCAGCGTGTTGGTCAATGGTCTGCGGGTCGAGGTGACCCCGAACACGCGCATCTTTGCGGCCAACAGGCGCGCCAGCGACAGCCTGCTGGTGCCGGGGCGCACGCTGACCCTGCTCGCCCGTGCCCGCTTGGGCCGGTTCGAGGCGCAGCGGATCGACATCGACGACCCGCTGACGGGGATCCTGCTGCGTCAGGGAGAGGGCTTTGCCGTCAACAGCACGCCGGTGCGCGGCATTGCAGGGCTGGCCGCCCGGATGGGCGAACGCGTCACCGTCGGGGGCATCTGGCAACAGGACGGCGCCGTTCAGGCGAGCCTGCTGCAGGCGGCACCTCAAGGCGATGACATCGTCTCCGGCGTGCTCGAAGGGTCCGCCGGAGGCGGGTGGCGCATCGGCCAGACGCCGCTGGCCCCGCCGCGCGGCCAAAGCCTGATCGCCGGGCAGTTCGTCGTGGCCAGGGGCCAATTCACCCACGGCCGCCTTGACGCCTCATCGTTGCGCTTTGGCCGCTTCCGCGAACGGGGCGACACGCTTCGGCAATTGTCGGTCGAGGGGTATCTGGAACAGGTCGCCACGGCCCCCGGTTTCCGCCTGGCCGGACTGGGGCACAGCTTTGACCAGCGCCTGCAACTGGGTGGGTTCGCCAACAGCCGCGCGGTCTATTTCGGCCCCTATACGGGCCGTTTCGTCGCCCGCCGCGCCGTTCTGCTGCCCGAGGCGGCGGGACAGCGCGCATCGCTTCTGCGCCCCGCCGACGGCACAACACGCGCCGATGCTCTGTCTGGCGACCGCGCGCGCACGGTGCCGACGCGTTAG
- the egtD gene encoding L-histidine N(alpha)-methyltransferase, whose translation MMDGSTQLEARDDALIADALTGLRADAKTLSPKWLYDHRGSALFEEITRLPEYYPTRTEAGILRDNATALARLVPPGGALIELGSGASIKTRTLLDAGNHIGAYGPIDISRDFLFETADGLRNAYPAIDIVPVVADFTAPVTLPDRLAALPKVAFFPGSTIGNLTPARAHALLSGIRAWPGIKAFILGADMVKDTRTLVAAYDDAQGVTAKFIGNILIRLNREADADFDPAGFDHKATWNAARARIDMHLLSNRDQHVTLDGHVIEFAKGEPIHVSAARKFTVDSLVALAADAGWDVRQRHVDDGARFSVAVLTPVR comes from the coding sequence ATGATGGACGGCTCAACCCAGCTTGAAGCGCGCGACGACGCGTTGATCGCCGACGCTCTGACCGGGCTGAGGGCGGACGCCAAGACGCTCAGCCCCAAATGGCTCTACGATCACCGCGGCAGCGCCCTGTTCGAAGAGATCACGCGCCTGCCCGAATACTACCCCACCCGGACCGAGGCGGGCATCCTGCGCGACAACGCAACCGCGCTGGCAAGGCTGGTGCCCCCCGGTGGCGCCCTGATTGAACTGGGCTCCGGTGCGTCGATCAAGACGCGGACCCTCCTGGATGCGGGCAATCATATCGGCGCATATGGTCCCATCGACATCTCGCGCGATTTCCTTTTCGAAACCGCAGATGGGTTGAGAAATGCCTATCCCGCAATTGACATTGTGCCGGTTGTCGCGGACTTCACCGCGCCTGTCACCCTGCCCGATAGGCTCGCTGCTCTGCCGAAGGTGGCGTTCTTTCCCGGCTCAACCATCGGCAACCTGACCCCTGCCCGGGCGCACGCGCTTTTGTCCGGTATCCGCGCGTGGCCGGGGATCAAGGCCTTCATCCTCGGCGCGGACATGGTGAAGGACACGCGCACACTGGTGGCGGCCTATGACGATGCGCAGGGCGTGACCGCGAAATTCATTGGCAACATCCTGATCCGGTTGAACCGCGAAGCGGATGCTGATTTTGACCCGGCAGGCTTCGACCACAAAGCGACCTGGAACGCAGCCCGCGCCCGGATCGACATGCACCTGCTGTCCAACCGTGATCAGCACGTCACGCTGGACGGCCACGTCATTGAGTTCGCCAAAGGCGAGCCGATCCATGTCAGCGCTGCACGCAAATTCACGGTCGACAGCTTGGTCGCTCTTGCGGCGGACGCGGGTTGGGACGTGCGGCAACGCCATGTGGATGACGGGGCGCGCTTCTCTGTCGCGGTGCTGACGCCTGTGCGGTAG
- a CDS encoding fasciclin domain-containing protein, translating into MKRRSFMKMTAIGAALATLGACAEMNTQPDIVDTAIAAGSFTTLVAAVQAADLVDTLKSPGPFTVFAPTDDAFAALPAGTVENLLKPENKDQLVSILTYHVLPGQTLSSDLAGQRLSVATVNGANVHIDGRNGVKVEQSNVIQADILASNGVIHVIDKVLIP; encoded by the coding sequence ATGAAACGCCGTTCCTTTATGAAAATGACCGCCATCGGCGCTGCCCTTGCCACCCTTGGCGCCTGCGCCGAGATGAACACGCAGCCCGACATCGTCGACACCGCGATTGCCGCCGGGTCCTTTACCACACTGGTGGCTGCCGTGCAGGCCGCCGATCTGGTCGACACGCTGAAAAGCCCCGGCCCCTTCACCGTCTTTGCCCCCACGGACGACGCCTTTGCCGCGCTGCCCGCAGGCACGGTTGAAAACCTGCTCAAGCCGGAAAACAAGGACCAGCTGGTCAGCATCCTGACCTATCACGTGCTGCCGGGCCAAACGCTGTCCTCTGATCTGGCCGGTCAGCGTCTGAGCGTGGCGACTGTGAACGGCGCCAACGTCCATATCGACGGGCGCAACGGCGTCAAAGTCGAACAATCCAACGTGATCCAGGCCGACATCCTGGCCTCGAACGGCGTGATCCACGTGATCGACAAGGTCCTTATCCCCTGA